A genomic segment from Streptomyces sp. NBC_00654 encodes:
- a CDS encoding tyrosine-type recombinase/integrase: MAARKPQRRREFGTVRQLPSGRWQTRYWAPDGSRRTAPETFETRTEAQTWLTLTQADIERKHWVDPDAGSINFETYAMKWIEERGLSATTEELYRRLLRLHLLPAFASMNLDDITPPGVRTWRVERLEATGATTVAKSYRLLKAVMETAADDELIRRNPCRIRGAGSEKAKERPTATVEQVDALADAMGPRWRLMVYFGAYGPMRPEEQAALRRPDVTLAPLSVKVRDAAPELTTGRRVEGDTKSAAGRRTVFLPAFLYIEVKRHLDWYAEKEPDGLLFVGERGAPFRRSTFGRKWRRARTEVGLPEGFRFYDLRHTGHTLSTQSGATLKDTMVRAGQSSEKAALIYQHSDGERQREVADGINDLVRAQRIKAAEVVGSQSAREA; the protein is encoded by the coding sequence ATGGCCGCCCGGAAGCCGCAGCGGCGACGTGAATTCGGCACCGTCCGTCAGCTCCCGTCGGGACGGTGGCAGACGCGCTACTGGGCTCCGGACGGCAGCCGTCGCACCGCCCCGGAGACCTTCGAGACGCGTACCGAGGCCCAGACCTGGCTCACGCTCACCCAGGCCGACATCGAGCGCAAGCATTGGGTCGACCCCGACGCGGGCTCGATCAATTTCGAGACGTACGCCATGAAGTGGATCGAGGAGCGCGGTCTCTCCGCCACCACGGAGGAGCTGTACCGAAGGCTCCTGCGCTTGCACCTGCTGCCCGCGTTCGCCTCGATGAACCTGGATGACATCACGCCGCCTGGCGTGCGGACCTGGCGCGTCGAGCGGCTGGAGGCTACCGGTGCGACGACCGTCGCCAAGTCCTACCGCCTTCTCAAGGCCGTCATGGAGACGGCGGCCGACGACGAGCTGATCCGCCGCAATCCCTGCCGGATCAGGGGCGCCGGCAGCGAGAAGGCCAAGGAACGCCCGACGGCCACCGTCGAACAGGTCGACGCGCTTGCCGACGCCATGGGGCCGAGGTGGCGGCTGATGGTGTACTTCGGCGCCTACGGACCGATGCGTCCGGAGGAGCAGGCGGCGCTGCGGCGGCCCGACGTCACGCTCGCACCCCTCTCGGTCAAGGTTCGGGACGCTGCACCCGAGCTGACCACCGGGCGTCGCGTCGAAGGCGACACCAAGTCGGCCGCGGGAAGGCGGACCGTCTTCCTGCCCGCCTTCCTGTACATCGAGGTGAAGCGTCACCTCGACTGGTACGCCGAGAAGGAACCCGACGGGCTCCTGTTCGTCGGGGAGAGGGGCGCCCCCTTCCGCCGGTCCACCTTCGGCCGCAAGTGGCGCAGGGCTCGGACCGAGGTCGGCCTGCCGGAGGGTTTCCGCTTCTACGACCTCCGGCACACCGGCCACACCCTGTCCACCCAGTCGGGCGCCACGCTCAAGGACACGATGGTCCGCGCCGGCCAGTCCTCGGAGAAGGCGGCGCTGATTTACCAGCACTCCGATGGTGAGCGGCAGCGGGAGGTCGCGGACGGCATCAACGACCTGGTCCGTGCCCAACGGATCAAGGCAGCGGAGGTCGTTGGGTCGCAGAGCGCTCGCGAAGCCTAA
- a CDS encoding DUF2637 domain-containing protein: protein MSSPAITAAPSAPLPLATAIRTGVSLLAVAAFALSYDALRQMAAASHIHRALTYAFPLVIDGFIAIGIGALLILRTAPLSARLYVSALVGVATATSIWANVLHAIRLNQQTRHTSLALDDITVGVISAIAPLALAGAVHFYLLVARRPTATDRHNSGDRHEPGAEHTIGELAPPHTTDTDTDVPQQPGKPGGKQSSVSLEQAVAIGRTAPLGRGDSVSRRNVEKAIRDNGFGMSRARLDKVKDLLQAELDAVTTGTD, encoded by the coding sequence TTGTCCTCCCCCGCCATCACCGCGGCACCGTCTGCCCCGCTGCCACTGGCCACCGCGATCCGCACAGGCGTGTCGCTGCTGGCCGTGGCCGCCTTCGCACTGTCCTACGACGCGCTGCGTCAGATGGCCGCCGCCAGCCACATCCACCGGGCGCTCACCTATGCCTTCCCGCTCGTCATCGACGGGTTCATCGCCATCGGGATCGGCGCCTTGCTCATCCTGCGGACCGCACCCCTGTCCGCCCGCCTCTACGTCTCCGCCCTGGTCGGCGTCGCCACCGCCACAAGCATCTGGGCCAACGTCCTGCACGCCATCCGCCTCAACCAGCAGACCCGCCACACCAGCCTCGCCCTCGACGACATCACCGTCGGAGTCATCTCCGCCATCGCCCCGCTCGCCCTGGCCGGAGCCGTCCACTTCTACCTCCTCGTCGCCCGACGCCCCACAGCCACCGACCGCCACAACAGCGGCGACCGCCACGAACCCGGCGCGGAACACACCATCGGGGAGCTCGCGCCACCACACACCACGGACACGGACACCGATGTGCCGCAGCAGCCCGGTAAGCCGGGAGGCAAGCAGTCGAGCGTTTCCCTGGAGCAGGCCGTGGCCATCGGCCGCACGGCTCCCCTCGGACGAGGCGACAGCGTTTCCCGCCGCAACGTCGAGAAGGCGATCCGGGACAACGGATTCGGCATGTCACGCGCCCGCCTGGACAAGGTCAAGGACCTGCTGCAGGCCGAACTCGATGCCGTCACCACAGGCACCGACTGA
- a CDS encoding phosphoribosyltransferase, with product MSEARENLTYEGFGLAVRELAQTVADDGYEPDVVLSIARGGVFVAGGLAYALDCKNIHLVNVEFYTGVGTTLEMPVMLAPVPNAIDFSDKKVLIADDVADTGKTLKLVRDFCVDHVAEVRSAVIYEKSHSLVKCEYVWKKTDRWINFPWSVEKPVVRRDGQVLDA from the coding sequence ATGAGCGAGGCGCGGGAGAACCTGACGTACGAGGGCTTCGGGCTCGCCGTGCGTGAGCTGGCGCAGACGGTGGCCGACGACGGGTACGAGCCCGATGTGGTGCTGAGCATCGCCCGGGGCGGGGTGTTCGTCGCGGGCGGGCTCGCGTACGCGCTCGACTGCAAGAACATCCACCTGGTGAACGTGGAGTTCTACACGGGCGTGGGCACCACGCTGGAAATGCCCGTCATGCTGGCGCCCGTTCCGAATGCCATCGATTTCTCGGACAAGAAGGTCCTGATCGCCGATGACGTCGCCGACACGGGCAAGACGCTGAAGCTGGTCCGGGACTTCTGCGTCGACCATGTCGCCGAGGTGCGCAGCGCGGTCATCTACGAGAAGTCGCACTCGCTCGTGAAATGCGAGTACGTGTGGAAGAAGACCGATCGGTGGATCAACTTCCCGTGGAGTGTGGAGAAGCCCGTCGTACGCCGTGACGGGCAGGTTCTCGACGCCTGA
- a CDS encoding helix-turn-helix domain-containing protein has translation MTTTDTLLTVEQAAERLGTGVRFIRRLIQERRIRYVKLGKPVRIPESAIAAYIEERTVPTLGDARSRFGKAA, from the coding sequence GTGACCACTACCGACACCCTCCTCACCGTGGAACAGGCTGCCGAACGCCTCGGCACCGGCGTGCGCTTCATCCGGCGACTCATCCAGGAGCGCCGTATCCGCTACGTCAAGCTCGGCAAGCCCGTACGGATCCCCGAGAGCGCCATCGCCGCGTACATCGAGGAGCGCACCGTTCCGACTCTCGGCGACGCGCGTTCCCGCTTCGGGAAGGCTGCCTGA
- a CDS encoding mobilization protein, with amino-acid sequence MIAKISSGKSTAGLIRYLYGPGRANEHTDPHLVASWDGFAPDPGRTDDTAATKKLLVADLDLRVQQARRLGRAPKQHVWHCSVRAAPGDRILDDAEWADIARRVVTATGIAPTDDPDGCRWVAVRHANDHIHIAATKIRGDLRTARHWHDYLTADRELAAVEKEYGLFQVVRGDRTAANRPTRAEQEKAHRTGHDKPARIRLRTLVRTAAAAATNTEEFLALLTRTNGVLVEVLHFPSGEPRGYKVALEHDTNAEGEPVWFSGSTLSPDLSLPKIQSRLAAAKISADNPNGHVRPHPWHQATAATERIPHHLGRPDAEAAQAHLAALGEALDAVALTAPPDIRSELRSAASAFERATRSRIHAEHHHARALRGAVKAMLREPSPKDGALLAMFLDAALLAVIAAARWHDQRHHNQQTAAAHQALLHLQTAYDRTSSGHLLAAGQHRPPQKAAVRYAQLIRQAAPTHADQILADPATDALTTALAAAETAGHDPGRLLQRAADERALDDARSPARTLVWRVQRLAQRPAPSRQAQAAQARSTVLRPVALPQPAATAPPTIPASRPRRR; translated from the coding sequence GTGATCGCGAAGATCAGCAGCGGCAAGAGCACAGCCGGCCTCATCCGCTACCTCTACGGCCCCGGTCGGGCCAACGAACACACCGACCCGCACCTCGTCGCCTCCTGGGACGGCTTCGCACCCGACCCCGGCCGCACCGACGACACCGCCGCCACGAAGAAGCTCCTCGTGGCCGACCTCGACCTACGCGTCCAGCAGGCCAGGCGACTCGGCCGGGCCCCGAAGCAGCACGTGTGGCACTGCTCCGTCCGCGCAGCACCCGGCGACCGCATACTCGACGACGCCGAATGGGCGGACATCGCCCGCCGTGTCGTCACAGCAACCGGCATCGCACCGACAGACGATCCGGACGGCTGCCGTTGGGTCGCCGTCCGGCATGCCAACGACCACATCCACATCGCCGCCACCAAGATCCGAGGCGACCTGCGCACCGCACGCCACTGGCACGACTACCTCACCGCCGACCGCGAACTCGCAGCCGTCGAGAAGGAATACGGCCTCTTCCAAGTCGTACGCGGAGACCGCACCGCCGCGAATCGGCCCACCCGCGCCGAACAGGAAAAGGCCCACCGCACCGGCCACGACAAGCCCGCCCGCATACGCCTGCGCACCCTTGTCCGCACAGCAGCGGCTGCCGCCACCAACACCGAGGAGTTCCTCGCTCTACTCACCCGCACCAACGGCGTCCTCGTCGAGGTCCTGCACTTTCCCTCCGGAGAACCACGCGGCTACAAAGTCGCCCTGGAACACGACACGAACGCCGAAGGAGAACCGGTGTGGTTCTCCGGCTCCACGCTGTCACCGGACCTCTCCCTTCCCAAGATCCAGAGCCGTCTCGCCGCAGCCAAAATCTCTGCCGACAATCCCAACGGGCATGTACGGCCGCACCCGTGGCACCAAGCCACCGCGGCCACAGAGCGCATCCCTCACCACCTCGGCCGGCCGGACGCGGAAGCCGCCCAGGCCCACCTGGCCGCCCTCGGCGAAGCACTCGACGCCGTGGCCCTCACCGCACCGCCGGACATCCGTAGCGAACTCCGGTCGGCAGCCTCTGCCTTCGAACGGGCAACCCGTTCACGTATCCATGCCGAACACCACCACGCCCGCGCGCTGCGCGGGGCTGTGAAGGCCATGCTCCGCGAGCCCTCACCCAAGGACGGAGCTCTTTTGGCGATGTTCCTCGACGCCGCGCTCCTCGCCGTCATCGCCGCCGCCCGCTGGCACGACCAACGACACCACAACCAGCAGACCGCAGCCGCCCACCAGGCTCTGCTCCACCTCCAGACCGCCTACGACCGAACCTCATCCGGGCACCTGCTTGCCGCCGGCCAGCATCGGCCGCCTCAGAAGGCCGCAGTCCGGTACGCCCAGCTCATCCGCCAGGCCGCCCCCACACACGCCGACCAAATCCTCGCCGACCCCGCCACCGATGCACTGACCACCGCATTGGCCGCCGCGGAGACCGCAGGCCACGATCCCGGACGCCTGTTGCAGCGGGCAGCAGACGAACGCGCCCTCGACGACGCCCGCTCCCCAGCACGCACACTGGTCTGGCGCGTACAACGGCTTGCGCAGAGGCCCGCTCCAAGTCGGCAAGCTCAGGCGGCACAGGCACGCAGCACCGTCCTACGCCCCGTAGCTCTCCCGCAGCCTGCGGCGACGGCCCCACCCACCATTCCCGCGTCTCGCCCTCGGCGGAGGTGA
- the dcd gene encoding dCTP deaminase, producing the protein MLLSDKDIRAEIDAGRVRIDPFDPSMVQPSSIDVRLDRYFRVFENHRYPHIDPAIEQVDLTRTVEPEGDEAFILHPGEFVLASTYEVISLPDDLASRLEGKSSLGRLGLVTHSTAGFIDPGFSGHVTLELSNLATLPIKLWPGMKIGQLCMFRLSSPSEFPYGSERYGSRYQGQRGPTASRSYMNFHRTQV; encoded by the coding sequence GTGCTTCTCTCAGACAAGGACATCCGGGCCGAGATCGACGCCGGGCGGGTCCGCATTGATCCGTTCGACCCGTCGATGGTGCAGCCATCGAGCATCGACGTGCGGCTGGACCGCTACTTCCGGGTGTTCGAGAACCACCGCTATCCGCATATCGACCCCGCCATCGAGCAGGTCGACCTGACGCGCACGGTGGAGCCGGAGGGGGATGAGGCGTTCATCCTGCACCCCGGTGAATTCGTGCTCGCCTCGACGTACGAGGTGATCTCGCTGCCCGACGATCTCGCGTCGCGGCTGGAGGGCAAGAGCTCGCTGGGGCGGCTCGGGCTCGTGACGCATTCGACGGCCGGGTTCATCGACCCGGGGTTCTCGGGGCATGTGACCCTGGAGCTCTCGAATCTCGCGACGCTGCCGATCAAGCTCTGGCCGGGAATGAAGATCGGCCAGCTATGCATGTTCCGGCTGAGTTCGCCCTCCGAATTCCCGTACGGATCCGAGCGGTACGGATCGCGTTACCAGGGGCAGCGCGGACCGACCGCCTCCCGGTCGTACATGAATTTCCACCGGACCCAGGTGTGA
- a CDS encoding DUF3631 domain-containing protein, which translates to MLAELREQIRRYVVLPSGEAFTAVTLWVAATHLQTAWQHAPRLAVVGPAKRCGKSRLLDVITESVHDPLITVNASAAAVFRSITATPPTLLVDEADTLFGSAKVAEKNEEMRGLFNAGHQRNRPTLRVSGPNHEVSKFPTFAMAALAGIGDLPDTIMDRSIVIRMRRRRPGEKVAEFRTFRDTPPLHALRDRLVAWLTPLHAEAMELTPAMPVEDRAADTWQPLVSVADLAGGAWPDLARTACQIMAKHEAEHDQDRSSLGIRLLADIRRAFTTEGNPPALRTSRLLDILNQDDEMPWAEYTPHGLTPRGLQLLLKEYDISSVTRRFHGNVQARGFTRLQFADSWARYCPEPTPGTATGA; encoded by the coding sequence CTGCTCGCGGAGCTGCGGGAGCAGATTCGCCGCTACGTCGTACTGCCGAGTGGGGAGGCGTTCACGGCCGTGACCTTGTGGGTTGCGGCTACGCACTTGCAGACGGCGTGGCAGCACGCTCCGCGGCTGGCCGTCGTGGGGCCGGCGAAGCGGTGCGGCAAGTCGCGGCTGCTGGACGTGATCACCGAGAGCGTTCACGATCCGTTGATCACGGTCAACGCGTCGGCCGCCGCGGTGTTCCGGTCGATCACCGCCACACCGCCCACCCTGCTGGTCGACGAGGCCGACACGCTCTTCGGCTCCGCGAAGGTTGCGGAGAAGAACGAGGAGATGCGCGGCCTGTTCAACGCGGGGCACCAGCGCAACCGCCCCACCCTGCGGGTTTCCGGACCCAACCACGAGGTCTCGAAGTTCCCCACGTTCGCCATGGCGGCCCTCGCCGGCATCGGCGACCTGCCGGACACGATCATGGACCGGTCGATCGTGATCCGGATGCGGCGCCGCAGGCCGGGCGAGAAGGTGGCGGAGTTCCGTACTTTCCGTGACACCCCGCCGCTCCACGCGCTACGTGACCGGCTCGTCGCCTGGCTGACTCCCCTGCACGCCGAGGCGATGGAGCTGACACCGGCCATGCCGGTCGAAGACCGGGCGGCCGACACCTGGCAGCCGCTGGTGAGCGTCGCCGATCTCGCCGGCGGAGCATGGCCGGACCTCGCTCGCACCGCCTGCCAGATCATGGCCAAGCACGAAGCCGAGCACGACCAGGACCGCAGCAGCCTGGGCATCCGCCTCCTGGCCGACATCCGCCGTGCCTTCACCACTGAAGGCAACCCGCCGGCACTTCGCACCAGCCGGCTCCTCGACATCCTCAACCAGGACGACGAGATGCCCTGGGCGGAGTACACCCCCCACGGACTGACCCCTCGGGGCCTGCAACTCCTGCTCAAGGAGTACGACATCAGCTCGGTCACCCGCCGCTTCCACGGCAACGTCCAGGCCAGGGGCTTCACCCGCCTGCAGTTCGCCGACTCCTGGGCGCGCTACTGCCCCGAGCCCACCCCCGGCACGGCGACCGGGGCCTGA
- the mobC gene encoding plasmid mobilization relaxosome protein MobC gives MAEELGRQGTPDRNKLVDTATRTVLPQRAAEAAALHRVSRRRQRKETQRKERVDVRYSIDEKAAILAVARSLNIAAAHYVGAVVMAHIHGDLTLPGQRTQLDDYIDELTALRGEVSKIGHNINQIAKKLNSGDRPHPGDTALLDHAERVLDTAGTAVRHIAAATNQAAATKGPR, from the coding sequence GTGGCGGAGGAGCTCGGGCGCCAGGGGACGCCCGACCGGAACAAGCTCGTCGACACCGCCACCCGTACCGTGCTGCCGCAGCGTGCCGCCGAAGCCGCCGCCCTGCACCGAGTTTCCCGCCGCCGTCAGCGCAAAGAGACCCAGCGCAAAGAACGCGTCGACGTCCGCTACAGCATCGACGAGAAGGCAGCGATCCTCGCCGTGGCCCGGTCACTGAACATCGCCGCCGCCCACTACGTCGGCGCCGTCGTCATGGCCCACATCCACGGAGACCTCACGCTGCCTGGTCAGCGCACCCAGCTCGACGACTACATCGACGAACTCACCGCCCTCCGAGGTGAGGTCTCCAAGATCGGCCACAACATCAACCAGATCGCCAAGAAGCTCAACTCCGGCGACCGTCCACACCCTGGGGACACCGCACTCCTCGACCATGCGGAACGCGTCCTCGACACGGCCGGCACCGCCGTCCGCCACATCGCAGCAGCCACCAATCAGGCCGCCGCCACAAAGGGGCCACGGTGA
- a CDS encoding Yip1 family protein has protein sequence MAGFRIGRGRDNRTPQQPQQHPQQQPYGGQAPQPPYGRQSWPPAGGNGAPPYGAPQGAPYNGGHGGGYGGGHGQQGGPGNGAHGHGEPEYFGDPYQEPPHQDPYANSPGHTQAFSINEDPYNDGGAYGAGQAPAQPAGPRLPWKDLLTGMVMRPGPTFWQMRDYPVWGPALIVTFLYGLLAIFGFDQARDEAINATISTAVPYVIITGIGFVIGGLVLGAVTHTLARQLGGNGSWQPTVGLSMLIMSVTDAPRLLFALFLGGENSLVQVIGWITWLAAGALFTSMVSKSHDLPWPKALGASAIQLIALLSIIKLGTI, from the coding sequence GTGGCTGGATTCAGGATCGGACGCGGCCGGGACAACCGCACGCCGCAGCAACCGCAGCAGCACCCGCAGCAACAGCCGTACGGGGGGCAGGCACCACAGCCGCCGTACGGCCGTCAGTCGTGGCCCCCCGCAGGGGGCAACGGCGCACCGCCGTACGGAGCACCCCAGGGCGCCCCGTACAACGGCGGACACGGCGGCGGGTACGGCGGCGGACACGGACAGCAGGGCGGCCCCGGCAACGGCGCCCACGGACACGGCGAGCCCGAGTACTTCGGCGACCCGTACCAGGAACCCCCGCACCAGGACCCGTACGCCAACAGCCCGGGTCACACACAGGCGTTCAGCATCAACGAAGACCCCTACAACGACGGCGGCGCCTACGGGGCCGGCCAGGCCCCCGCCCAGCCCGCAGGCCCGCGCCTGCCCTGGAAGGACCTGCTCACCGGCATGGTGATGCGCCCGGGGCCGACGTTCTGGCAGATGCGCGACTACCCGGTGTGGGGCCCGGCGCTCATCGTCACGTTCCTGTACGGGCTGCTCGCGATCTTCGGCTTCGACCAGGCGCGCGACGAGGCGATCAACGCGACGATCTCCACGGCCGTCCCCTACGTCATCATCACCGGCATCGGCTTCGTCATCGGCGGCCTGGTCCTCGGCGCGGTCACCCACACCCTGGCGCGCCAGCTGGGCGGCAACGGCTCCTGGCAGCCGACCGTGGGCCTCTCGATGCTGATCATGTCGGTCACGGACGCCCCGCGCCTGCTCTTCGCCCTCTTCCTGGGCGGTGAGAACTCCCTGGTGCAGGTGATCGGCTGGATCACCTGGCTGGCGGCCGGAGCACTGTTCACGTCGATGGTGAGCAAGTCGCACGACCTGCCGTGGCCGAAGGCGCTGGGAGCCTCGGCGATCCAGCTGATCGCGCTGCTGTCGATCATCAAGCTCGGCACGATCTGA
- a CDS encoding (Fe-S)-binding protein, which produces MQLAAIIVSLVLTVVGVALLARAVAQIYRFVRLGQPVPAGSRTDDPKQRTITLVKEFLGHTRMNRWGIVGFAHWFVAIGFLTLPPTLLQAYGQLFQADWVLPVIGGWLPFEMYIEFIGLMTVAGIVTLMAIRLLNLPSRAGRKSRFAGSKAWQAYFVEYVILVIGLAILVLRGLEGAIHHVEGYGAAYFVSYPLVLAFKGLSLGTLQNLIYFTAMIKIGTSLIWMITVSLNTNMGVAWHRFLGFPNIWFKRNADGEVALGALQPMTSGGKEIDFEDPGEDDVFGVSQVEQFSWKGILDFSTCTECGRCQSQCPAWNTGKPLSPKLLIMSLRDHAHAKAPYLLAGGGKDMEGNEKASEEQLKDVPAAALAEAERPLIGTAEENGVIDPDVLWSCTTCGACVEQCPVDIEHIDHIVDMRRYQVMIESAFPSEAGTMLKNLEKKGNPWGLAKKQRVEWTKEVDFEVPIVGKDVEDLSEIEYLYWVGCAGALEDRAKKTTKAFAELLHIAGVKFAIMGGDEKCTGDSARRLGNEPLFQQLGQENVAMLNMAFGEDDEDEATKKPKSSKKIVATCPHCFNTIANEYPQLGGEYEVIHHTQLLQHLVDEGKLIPVTPVEGLITYHDPCYLGRHNKIYTPPREIIAKVPGLRNEEMHRHKERGFCCGAGGARMWMEERIGKRINNERVEEALSLNPDIVSTACPFCLVMLTDSVNGKKNDGKAKESIQVVDVSQLLLESVKTPADPTGEPETVDAPEPEPAK; this is translated from the coding sequence ATGCAACTCGCCGCGATCATCGTGTCGCTGGTGCTGACCGTCGTCGGCGTCGCGCTCCTCGCCCGAGCCGTCGCGCAGATCTACCGTTTCGTCCGCCTCGGACAACCGGTACCCGCGGGCAGCCGCACCGACGACCCCAAACAGCGCACGATCACCCTGGTCAAGGAGTTCCTCGGCCACACCCGGATGAACCGGTGGGGCATCGTCGGCTTCGCGCACTGGTTCGTCGCCATCGGCTTCCTGACCCTGCCGCCGACGCTGCTCCAGGCGTACGGACAGCTCTTCCAGGCGGACTGGGTGCTGCCCGTCATCGGGGGCTGGCTGCCGTTCGAGATGTACATCGAGTTCATCGGCCTGATGACGGTCGCCGGGATCGTCACACTGATGGCGATCCGGCTGCTGAACCTGCCCTCCCGGGCCGGCCGCAAGTCGCGCTTCGCGGGCTCCAAGGCCTGGCAGGCGTACTTCGTCGAGTACGTCATCCTCGTCATCGGTCTGGCGATCCTGGTCCTGCGCGGCCTTGAGGGCGCGATCCACCACGTCGAGGGCTACGGGGCCGCGTACTTCGTCTCGTACCCCCTGGTGCTCGCCTTCAAGGGGCTCTCGCTCGGCACGCTCCAGAACCTCATCTACTTCACCGCGATGATCAAGATCGGCACCTCGCTGATCTGGATGATCACCGTCTCGCTCAACACCAACATGGGTGTGGCCTGGCACCGCTTCCTCGGCTTCCCGAACATCTGGTTCAAGCGGAACGCCGACGGCGAGGTCGCCCTCGGCGCGCTCCAGCCGATGACGAGCGGCGGCAAGGAGATCGACTTCGAGGACCCGGGCGAGGACGACGTCTTCGGTGTCTCGCAGGTCGAGCAGTTCTCCTGGAAGGGCATCCTCGACTTCTCCACGTGCACCGAGTGCGGCCGCTGCCAGTCGCAGTGCCCCGCCTGGAACACCGGCAAGCCGCTCTCCCCGAAGCTCCTGATCATGTCGCTGCGCGACCACGCGCACGCCAAGGCCCCGTACCTGCTCGCCGGTGGCGGCAAGGACATGGAGGGCAACGAGAAGGCGTCCGAGGAGCAGCTCAAGGACGTTCCGGCGGCCGCCCTCGCGGAGGCCGAGCGCCCCCTCATCGGCACCGCCGAGGAGAACGGCGTCATCGACCCGGACGTGCTGTGGTCCTGCACCACCTGCGGTGCGTGCGTGGAGCAGTGCCCGGTCGACATCGAGCACATCGACCACATCGTCGACATGCGCCGCTACCAGGTGATGATCGAGTCCGCGTTCCCGTCCGAGGCGGGCACGATGCTCAAGAACCTGGAGAAGAAGGGCAACCCCTGGGGTCTCGCCAAGAAGCAGCGCGTCGAGTGGACCAAGGAGGTCGACTTCGAGGTCCCGATCGTCGGCAAGGACGTCGAGGACCTCAGCGAGATCGAGTACCTGTACTGGGTCGGCTGCGCGGGCGCACTCGAGGACCGTGCCAAGAAGACGACGAAGGCCTTCGCGGAACTCCTCCACATCGCGGGCGTGAAGTTCGCGATCATGGGCGGCGACGAGAAGTGCACGGGTGACTCGGCCCGCCGCCTGGGCAACGAGCCGCTGTTCCAGCAGCTCGGCCAGGAGAACGTGGCGATGCTGAACATGGCGTTCGGCGAGGACGACGAGGACGAGGCGACCAAAAAGCCGAAGTCCTCCAAGAAGATCGTCGCGACCTGCCCGCACTGCTTCAACACCATCGCCAACGAGTACCCGCAGCTCGGCGGCGAGTACGAGGTCATCCACCACACGCAGCTGCTCCAGCACCTGGTGGACGAGGGCAAGCTGATCCCGGTGACCCCGGTCGAGGGCCTGATCACGTATCACGACCCCTGCTACCTGGGCCGTCACAACAAGATCTACACGCCTCCGCGCGAGATCATCGCGAAGGTCCCGGGTCTGCGCAACGAGGAGATGCACCGCCACAAGGAGCGCGGCTTCTGCTGCGGCGCCGGTGGGGCCCGGATGTGGATGGAGGAGCGGATCGGCAAGCGCATCAACAACGAGCGCGTCGAAGAAGCCCTCTCCCTCAACCCGGACATCGTCTCCACCGCCTGCCCGTTCTGCCTCGTCATGCTGACCGACTCGGTCAACGGCAAGAAGAACGACGGCAAGGCCAAGGAGTCGATCCAGGTGGTCGACGTCTCGCAGCTCCTGCTGGAGTCCGTGAAGACACCGGCGGACCCGACGGGCGAGCCGGAGACGGTGGACGCACCGGAGCCCGAACCGGCGAAGTAG
- a CDS encoding helix-turn-helix transcriptional regulator: MPDDEGNPEGVLLSGEENAAVRVKLEREKRGWSTTTLSDRMNDVGFDMNPSAVWRIENRKRRINLDEAIGFAEIFGIPLSNFVGPPSLATMGRAMELIDNVVAAYRASNRANHEARKARDQLDAYLADHPDIREEADVMVSNAIATELMKSNEEYGPASDS; this comes from the coding sequence ATGCCGGATGACGAGGGAAACCCTGAGGGCGTGCTCCTCAGCGGCGAGGAGAACGCCGCTGTGCGGGTCAAACTGGAGCGCGAGAAACGCGGCTGGAGCACCACCACGCTGTCCGACCGCATGAACGACGTCGGCTTCGACATGAACCCGTCTGCGGTCTGGCGCATCGAGAACCGCAAGCGCCGGATCAACCTCGATGAGGCCATCGGCTTCGCCGAGATCTTCGGCATCCCGCTCAGCAACTTCGTCGGGCCGCCCAGCCTGGCGACCATGGGCCGTGCCATGGAGCTGATCGACAACGTCGTCGCCGCCTACAGAGCCTCCAACCGTGCCAACCACGAGGCACGCAAGGCCCGCGACCAGCTCGACGCCTATCTCGCCGACCACCCGGACATCCGCGAAGAGGCTGACGTGATGGTCTCCAACGCCATCGCCACCGAACTGATGAAGAGCAACGAAGAGTACGGGCCCGCCTCGGACTCATAG